A genome region from Brassica oleracea var. oleracea cultivar TO1000 chromosome C2, BOL, whole genome shotgun sequence includes the following:
- the LOC106323379 gene encoding uncharacterized protein LOC106323379, translated as MGTPWIALGDFNQVLYYSEHSTAGAYYSSRGMRDFLNCIEASALSDLPFCGNTFTWSNKQGSTVVSKKLDRILVNDDWLFRFPNSIGVFGDPGISDHAPSCVFLDSHKPKVKRPFKFFSMLNDHPDGWTLVNECWNSLQFEGTMMLKVSKKLKTMKSIIRSFSRENFSGLEMRVKESFEVLLAFQHVLLNAPTALAAQEERKAFARWSELAKAKDSFLLQRSHVNCGFYKNLLGVEALDTTVSLEEIGHLVQYRCPSVTITELATPYTRLDIQKAFFDLPKNKSPGPDGYPAEFFTAQWRSVRPHVIDSVAEFFESGNLQQQWNATILTLIPKKQNAVKIGDFRPISCCNTVYKVIAKLLTNRLKKVLPSVISNTQSAFIPGRLLVENVLLATELVQGYNWKKISKRSMLKVDLKKTFDSLRWTFISRF; from the exons ATGGGGACCCCGTGGATTGCTTTGGGTGATTTTAATCAGGTCCTCTATTATTCAGAACATTCAACCGCGGGCGCATACTACTCCTCTCGTGGAATGCGTGATTTTCTCAATTGTATCGAAGCCTCCGCTCTTTCAGACCTTCCCTTTTGTGGTAACACGTTCACCTGGTCAAATAAGCAAGGTTCAACAGTTGTCTCTAAGAAACTGGATAGAATTCTAGTCAATGATGACTGGCTCTTTAGGTTTCCAAATTCTATTGGAGTGTTTGGCGATCCGGGAATTTCTGACCACGCCCCTTCCTGTGTTTTCTTGGATTCTCATAAACCAAAAGTTAAGCGGCCGTTCAAGTTCTTTTCCATGCTCAATGACCACCCGGACGGTTGGACTCTTGTGAATGAATGTTGGAATTCTCTTCAATTTGAGGGTACTATGATGCTAAAGGTTTCCAAGAAGTTAAAGACAATGAAGAGTATTATCCGCTCTTTCAGTCGCGAGAATTTCTCTGGCCTTGAAATGAGAGTTAAAGAATCTTTTGAGGTTCTTCTCGCCTTTCAACACGTTCTGCTTAATGCTCCTACTGCCCTCGCAGCCCAAGAAGAGAGGAAAGCTTTCGCGCGTTGGTCTGAGCTTGCCAAAGCGAAGGACTCTTTCCTTCTCCAGCGATCCCATGTTAACTG TGGCTTTTATAAAAACTTGTTGGGAGTAGAAGCTCTCGACACGACGGTTTCTCTGGAGGAAATTGGCCATCTGGTTCAGTACAGATGCCCAAGTGTCACCATCACCGAGCTGGCTACCCCGTACACTCGACTTGACATCCAAAAAGCTTTCTTTGATCTGCCTAAAAACAAGTCTCCGGGTCCCGATGGCTACCCTGCAGAATTTTTCACAGCACAGTGGAGATCAGTTAGACCTCATGTTATCGATTCTGTGGCAGAATTCTTTGAATCAGGAAACCTACAGCAGCAGTGGAATGCAACTATACTGACCCTCATTCCCAAGAAGCAAAATGCAGTCAAAATTGGCGATTTCAGACCAATCTCTTGCTGCAACACAGTATATAAAGTCATTGCTAAGCTCCTAACCAATCGTTTGAAAAAGGTTCTCCCCTCTGTCATTTCAAACACTCAATCCGCTTTCATCCCAGGTCGTCTGCTTGTCGAGAATGTACTGCTGGCTACTGAACTTGTGCAGGGATATAACTGGAAGAAAATATCTAAGAGATCAATGCTCAAAGTAGACTTGAAAAAGACCTTCGATTCTCTTAGATGGACCTTCATCTCTCGATTCTGA
- the LOC106323380 gene encoding uncharacterized protein LOC106323380 produces MERKESELNLLVGIDGVDAVLQLWRCFISVSTSLSTKNHSTSLSRLSTATLSRWLSSSLQRTSCISYICCEIKVKNYHVIAKLATDQSGLQRCKISLVDAMGTRFTKDGKIVGLDPDNDLVVLKIETEGRELKPVSLGTSSDLYVGQSCLGCLMSLKLW; encoded by the exons ATGGAACGCAAAGAATCAGAACTCAATCTTTTAGTTGGTATTGATGGAGTTGATGCAGTATTGCAACTTTG GAGATGTTTCATCTCTGTCTCGACGTCTCTCTCGACCAAGAATCACTCCACCTCTCTCTCACGGCTCTCTACGGCGACTCTCTCTCGGTGGCTCTCCTCCTCTCTTCAG AGAACAAGTTGTATCAGTTATATTTGCTGCGAGATAAAG GTGAAAAATTACCATGTCATTGCCAAGTTGGCTACTGATCAGAGTGGATTACAACGTTGTAAG ATATCTCTAGTTGATGCCATGGGAACAAGATTTACAAAGGATGGGAAAATTGTGGGTCTTGATCCAGACAATGATCTTGTTGTTCTGAAG ATTGAAACCGAGGGACGTGAGTTGAAGCCTGTTTCTCTTGGTACCTCCAGTGATCTATACGTAGGTCAGAGTTGCTTAGGTTGCTTGATGAGCTTGAAGCTCTGGTGA